In Marivivens aquimaris, one genomic interval encodes:
- a CDS encoding ROK family protein, with protein sequence MYDRPADAMPAPDDFPKGCGPLLASSGYDATPLRQKVFEHVRASGRAARADVTRALGISAGSTTAVTSDLISTGWLREVEGTPRESGRGRPPVALEVVAETHYVIGIKLSDENHTAVLTDLAGNQLADATLPTPPVRKTLDQLLAETEQLIMSLLTPRGMKVREVSAIGIGISGLCDNTSGIVHWSPLMLENDIEFRTAFEERFDVPVHLDNDANVLTLAELWFGAGRSRSEFAVVTIEHGVGMGLVLNNRLYRGTRRMALELGHTKVQLDGALCRCGQRGCLEAYLADYALVREASTALGRNTRNLQSPHAMLETLYGQAQAGNQAALTIFRRAGRYLALGLANVVQLFDPGLIIVSGERMRYEYLYADEVMSETRDLILFNGPPECKIETHAWGDLVWARGAAALALSEITAAALGGQS encoded by the coding sequence ATGTATGACCGGCCCGCTGATGCGATGCCCGCACCCGATGATTTTCCAAAGGGATGCGGCCCGTTGCTTGCTTCGAGTGGATATGACGCGACCCCGTTGCGCCAGAAGGTATTCGAACATGTGCGTGCTTCAGGCCGCGCCGCGCGCGCCGATGTGACCCGCGCACTGGGAATCAGCGCCGGATCGACGACCGCCGTCACTTCGGACCTGATCTCCACCGGATGGCTGCGCGAGGTCGAAGGAACGCCCCGCGAGTCGGGCCGTGGCCGCCCTCCCGTCGCGCTCGAAGTCGTGGCGGAGACCCATTACGTCATCGGCATCAAGCTTTCGGACGAGAATCACACCGCCGTTCTGACCGACCTCGCAGGAAACCAGCTCGCCGATGCGACGCTCCCTACCCCGCCCGTTCGAAAGACGCTCGACCAGCTTTTGGCAGAGACCGAGCAGCTGATCATGTCACTCCTCACCCCGCGCGGCATGAAGGTCCGCGAGGTATCGGCTATCGGCATCGGGATTTCGGGCCTGTGCGACAACACCTCGGGCATCGTTCACTGGTCGCCGCTCATGCTTGAGAATGACATCGAATTCCGCACGGCGTTCGAGGAACGCTTCGACGTACCCGTGCATCTGGACAACGATGCGAACGTCCTGACGCTGGCCGAGCTGTGGTTTGGCGCGGGTCGGTCGCGCTCCGAATTCGCGGTGGTCACGATCGAACACGGCGTGGGTATGGGCCTTGTGCTCAACAACCGCCTCTATCGCGGCACACGGCGCATGGCGCTCGAACTTGGCCATACGAAGGTCCAACTCGACGGTGCGCTCTGCCGCTGCGGTCAGCGTGGCTGCCTTGAGGCGTACCTCGCCGATTATGCCCTCGTGCGCGAGGCCTCGACAGCACTTGGCCGCAACACCCGCAATCTGCAAAGCCCCCACGCCATGCTGGAAACGCTCTACGGTCAGGCGCAGGCAGGCAATCAGGCGGCGCTGACGATCTTCCGCCGCGCAGGGCGCTACCTCGCACTTGGCCTCGCGAACGTCGTGCAGCTGTTCGATCCTGGGCTGATTATCGTGTCGGGCGAACGGATGCGCTACGAATACCTCTACGCCGACGAGGTGATGAGCGAGACGCGCGACCTGATCCTGTTCAACGGCCCGCCCGAATGCAAAATCGAAACCCACGCGTGGGGCGACCTTGTCTGGGCGCGCGGCGCTGCGGCGCTGGCACTTTCCGAAATCACTGCCGCTGCGCTGGGAGGCCAGTCATGA
- a CDS encoding ImuA family protein — protein sequence MTHPCPDDPTLSEVFCKRAIDAAPVGFVLAHIKSDKPVLWIQDRISRKESGRPYMPGMLRPMEIVYVDAKRPVDVLWAMEEGLNCSGFGAVLGEIWGDPQVLDFTATKRLALRAERHEVPGWIIRRSAQPNLSAARNRWRVASLQSLRHPWNAQAPGTPMWEAELFRSRNGKTGRWVVKYENENMHFEHGIEADAHTFANGAIQ from the coding sequence ATGACCCATCCCTGCCCCGACGACCCCACATTGTCCGAAGTTTTCTGCAAGCGCGCGATCGACGCAGCGCCGGTCGGTTTCGTGCTGGCGCATATCAAGTCGGACAAGCCCGTTCTGTGGATTCAGGACCGCATTTCCCGCAAGGAATCGGGCCGCCCCTACATGCCCGGAATGCTCCGCCCGATGGAGATCGTGTATGTAGACGCCAAGCGCCCCGTCGATGTCCTCTGGGCAATGGAGGAAGGTCTGAACTGCTCCGGTTTCGGCGCGGTTCTGGGGGAGATTTGGGGCGACCCGCAGGTGCTGGATTTCACCGCAACAAAACGTCTGGCCCTGCGCGCCGAACGTCATGAAGTCCCCGGCTGGATCATCCGCCGTTCCGCCCAGCCCAACCTGAGTGCCGCGCGCAACCGCTGGCGCGTCGCCTCGCTGCAATCGCTGCGTCACCCGTGGAACGCCCAAGCCCCCGGCACCCCCATGTGGGAGGCCGAACTGTTCCGCAGCCGCAACGGTAAGACAGGTCGCTGGGTTGTGAAATATGAAAACGAAAACATGCACTTCGAGCATGGAATTGAAGCGGACGCCCACACCTTCGCTAACGGAGCGATCCAATGA
- a CDS encoding Y-family DNA polymerase, translated as MTTAPDMSKPRRILSVYLPRFGMEHWEIRARRRGETLDPEKPCALGLDTPRGPVVHAVNPAAEAQGIHAGARVVDMRALCPDLRMEHADLHAEKHALERLMLWSRRWAPWSAMDGRDGLVLDVTGCAHLFGGEEGFLSTVEADLARAGMSCRLAIAPTHGAAWALARYGTGAAICHDVYDGELAALSVRALRLHGETVTLLNRLGLKTIGDLLATPRVPLTRRFARNALEENPLMRLDQMTGKLAEPLTAPKDPPRFVVQSRLAEPVQDPTEWIPQLAEELCTHLHDEGKGLRRVHLTVYRTDGEVSSVTCATSQATRDPRHIARLFDGKLESIDPGFGFDLITLIGSATEQIGTRQTRLDRKPDHSEATARTIDRLIARFGPPAVLRPKHTPRHMPERQEYWQTALASDAYPTPINLQRPCRLLEHPEEIRVLYAVPEGPPAQFSWRKLVHRINRYEGPERIAPEWWTDRASSRIRDYYRIEEQYGLRLWIYRNGLLNDGRGFDPLWFMHGLFL; from the coding sequence ATGACGACCGCCCCTGACATGAGCAAACCCCGCCGCATTCTGTCGGTCTACCTCCCGCGTTTCGGAATGGAGCATTGGGAAATCCGCGCCCGACGCCGCGGTGAAACGCTGGACCCTGAAAAGCCCTGCGCTCTGGGCCTTGACACCCCGCGCGGCCCCGTCGTCCATGCGGTCAATCCTGCAGCCGAAGCGCAAGGCATCCATGCTGGCGCCCGCGTGGTCGACATGCGCGCGCTCTGCCCCGACCTGCGGATGGAACACGCGGACCTCCATGCCGAAAAACACGCGCTGGAACGTCTGATGCTCTGGTCACGCCGCTGGGCGCCGTGGTCCGCGATGGACGGCAGAGACGGCCTCGTGCTGGACGTGACCGGCTGCGCGCATCTCTTTGGCGGAGAGGAAGGTTTCCTCAGCACGGTCGAGGCCGACCTCGCCCGCGCTGGCATGAGCTGCCGCCTCGCCATCGCACCGACGCACGGCGCCGCATGGGCCCTGGCCCGCTACGGCACAGGTGCCGCGATCTGCCACGATGTCTACGATGGCGAACTCGCCGCCCTCTCCGTACGTGCGCTGCGCCTTCACGGCGAAACAGTTACCCTGCTGAACCGCCTCGGCCTCAAAACCATCGGTGATCTGCTGGCAACCCCGCGCGTGCCGCTCACCCGCCGTTTTGCCCGCAATGCGCTGGAAGAAAACCCGCTGATGCGGCTGGACCAGATGACCGGCAAACTCGCAGAGCCACTGACCGCCCCCAAGGATCCGCCGCGCTTCGTGGTGCAATCGCGACTGGCCGAACCAGTGCAGGACCCGACCGAATGGATTCCCCAGCTGGCCGAGGAACTCTGCACCCACCTCCATGACGAAGGCAAAGGCCTCCGCCGTGTGCACCTGACCGTCTACCGCACGGATGGAGAGGTCTCCTCCGTCACCTGCGCCACCAGCCAAGCCACCCGAGATCCGAGGCACATCGCCCGCCTCTTCGACGGAAAGCTCGAGAGCATCGATCCCGGCTTCGGCTTCGACCTGATCACACTGATCGGCTCCGCCACCGAACAGATCGGCACGCGCCAAACGCGGCTCGACCGCAAACCCGACCACTCCGAGGCAACCGCACGCACCATCGACAGGCTTATCGCCCGCTTCGGCCCGCCTGCCGTCCTACGCCCCAAGCATACCCCGCGGCACATGCCCGAGCGGCAGGAATATTGGCAAACGGCACTGGCATCCGACGCCTACCCCACGCCCATCAACCTGCAACGCCCCTGCCGCCTGCTCGAGCACCCCGAAGAAATCAGGGTGCTCTACGCCGTTCCGGAAGGTCCGCCTGCGCAGTTTTCATGGCGCAAGCTCGTCCACAGGATCAATCGCTACGAAGGCCCCGAACGCATTGCCCCCGAATGGTGGACCGACCGTGCCTCAAGCCGCATCCGCGACTACTACCGCATCGAAGAGCAATACGGCCTCCGCCTCTGGATCTACCGCAATGGCCTCCTCAACGACGGACGCGGTTTCGATCCCCTATGGTTTATGCACGGCCTCTTCCTCTAA
- a CDS encoding CRTAC1 family protein, with protein sequence MIRTFPLLLLATNAVADPAFENHSDALTEHAYVGGWEHFVGGGVAVFDCNGDDLPDFFAAGGDNPASLFINDGDFAFHDGTLPEMLHTTGAYPLDIDADGWMDLFVLRAGPNIALKGAPDCSFTDATAEWGIPDGGDAWSTAFTAWWEGDERPVMAVGNYVDRANPDGPFFACDTNAILRPESDGYVSETLEPGFCPLSMLAARDARGRMTLRLSNDRQYYVRGGWEQMWDIEDRRFLTEEDGWKKLSIWGMGIASRDLDSDGKDEVMLTSMGDNVLSFAQGDGTYAAARYDIGTYAQIPFDGSDGRPSTGWHAQFGDIDNDGLDDLFIAKGNVDQMPTNAIHDPNNMLMQQPNGHFVEKADVAGVDTTDRSRGAALADFDLDGRLDLLVLNRRAPLEIYRNVTEGTGHWLSIALEQDGGNRNAIGAQVTVTANSVSRTQQVTVGGGHAGGQALPLHFGLGDMAEAEVTVTWPDGTESTTLAKADKPLIIQH encoded by the coding sequence ATGATCCGCACCTTTCCCCTCTTGCTGCTCGCAACGAACGCCGTTGCCGACCCTGCATTTGAAAACCACTCGGATGCGCTGACCGAGCACGCCTATGTCGGCGGGTGGGAGCATTTCGTGGGCGGCGGTGTTGCTGTGTTTGATTGCAACGGCGACGACCTGCCCGATTTCTTTGCCGCTGGCGGGGACAATCCGGCGAGCCTGTTCATTAATGACGGCGACTTCGCGTTCCATGACGGCACCCTGCCCGAGATGCTGCACACCACCGGCGCCTACCCGCTCGACATCGATGCTGACGGCTGGATGGACCTCTTCGTGCTGCGTGCCGGCCCGAACATCGCGCTGAAGGGCGCCCCTGATTGCAGCTTTACCGACGCGACCGCCGAATGGGGCATTCCCGATGGCGGTGACGCGTGGTCGACCGCCTTCACCGCGTGGTGGGAAGGTGACGAGCGCCCCGTGATGGCCGTCGGCAATTACGTCGACCGCGCCAATCCCGACGGTCCGTTCTTTGCCTGTGACACCAACGCGATCCTACGCCCTGAGAGCGATGGATACGTCAGCGAGACGCTGGAGCCCGGTTTCTGCCCGCTCTCCATGCTCGCCGCTCGCGATGCGCGGGGCCGGATGACGCTGCGCCTATCGAACGATCGTCAGTACTACGTGCGCGGCGGATGGGAGCAGATGTGGGACATCGAAGACCGCCGCTTCCTCACCGAAGAGGACGGTTGGAAGAAGCTGTCGATCTGGGGCATGGGCATCGCGAGCCGCGACCTCGATAGCGACGGTAAAGACGAGGTGATGCTGACCTCCATGGGCGATAACGTCCTCAGCTTTGCCCAAGGCGACGGCACCTACGCCGCTGCCCGCTACGACATCGGCACTTACGCGCAAATCCCGTTCGACGGCTCGGACGGGCGTCCGTCGACGGGTTGGCACGCGCAGTTCGGCGATATCGACAACGACGGGCTGGACGATCTGTTCATCGCCAAAGGCAACGTCGACCAAATGCCGACGAACGCGATCCACGATCCCAACAACATGCTGATGCAGCAGCCGAACGGACACTTCGTAGAGAAAGCGGATGTTGCTGGCGTTGATACCACCGACCGTTCTCGCGGCGCGGCGCTTGCGGATTTTGACCTCGACGGGCGACTGGATCTGCTGGTCCTGAACCGCCGCGCTCCGCTGGAGATTTACCGCAATGTCACCGAAGGCACGGGCCACTGGCTGTCCATTGCGCTGGAGCAAGACGGCGGCAACCGGAACGCCATCGGCGCGCAGGTGACCGTCACCGCGAATAGCGTGAGTCGCACCCAGCAGGTGACTGTCGGCGGCGGTCATGCGGGCGGTCAGGCATTGCCGCTCCACTTTGGTTTGGGCGATATGGCGGAGGCAGAGGTCACGGTGACTTGGCCGGATGGCACCGAAAGCACCACCTTAGCCAAGGCCGATAAACCTCTGATCATCCAGCATTAA
- a CDS encoding substrate-binding domain-containing protein, giving the protein MNKYIIAAAVAVAGFNSAAMAEGLTIGVSWSNFQEERWKTDEAAMKAAIEANGDSYISSDAQNSAAKQLTDVEALIAQGADALVILSVDKDAIGPAIDMASNEDIPVVGYDRLIEDERAFYLTFDNKGVGRIIAETVTAAQPDGNFAIIKGDQGDPNALFLLEGMMEVIGDDVEAGNITIVGESFTDGWKPDNAQKNMEQILTANDNNVDAVLAENDGMAGGVIAALQAQGMVIPVGGQDGDLAALNRVARGTQTVSVWKDSRALGSAAGNIAAALANGTAMADVEGAEAWSGGANGVEMTAIFLDPTPVTVDNLDVVIDAGHISKEQACEGAMDSVAACQ; this is encoded by the coding sequence ATGAATAAATACATCATCGCCGCTGCGGTTGCAGTGGCCGGTTTCAACTCGGCTGCAATGGCCGAAGGTCTCACCATCGGCGTTAGCTGGTCGAACTTCCAGGAAGAGCGCTGGAAAACCGACGAAGCCGCGATGAAGGCCGCAATCGAAGCCAACGGCGACAGCTACATTTCTTCGGACGCACAGAACTCGGCAGCCAAGCAGCTGACCGACGTCGAAGCTCTGATCGCTCAGGGCGCTGACGCTCTGGTCATCCTGTCGGTCGACAAGGACGCTATCGGCCCGGCTATCGACATGGCTTCGAACGAAGACATTCCGGTTGTCGGCTACGACCGTCTGATCGAAGACGAGCGCGCCTTCTACCTGACCTTCGACAACAAGGGCGTCGGCCGCATCATCGCTGAAACCGTTACCGCAGCGCAGCCGGACGGCAACTTCGCCATCATCAAGGGCGACCAGGGTGACCCGAACGCGCTGTTCCTGCTCGAAGGCATGATGGAAGTCATCGGCGACGACGTCGAAGCTGGCAACATCACCATCGTTGGTGAAAGCTTCACCGACGGCTGGAAGCCGGACAATGCTCAGAAGAACATGGAACAGATCCTGACCGCCAACGACAACAACGTTGACGCAGTTCTGGCCGAGAACGACGGCATGGCCGGCGGCGTTATCGCTGCTCTGCAAGCTCAGGGTATGGTGATCCCGGTTGGTGGTCAGGACGGCGATCTTGCTGCTCTGAACCGCGTTGCCCGCGGCACCCAGACCGTTTCGGTCTGGAAAGACTCGCGTGCTCTGGGTTCGGCTGCCGGTAACATCGCTGCTGCTCTCGCGAACGGCACTGCAATGGCCGACGTAGAAGGCGCAGAAGCATGGTCGGGCGGCGCCAACGGCGTTGAAATGACCGCGATCTTCCTCGACCCGACCCCGGTAACCGTCGACAACCTCGACGTTGTTATCGACGCTGGCCACATCTCGAAAGAGCAGGCTTGCGAAGGTGCGATGGATAGCGTTGCTGCCTGCCAGTAA
- a CDS encoding sugar ABC transporter permease produces the protein MTTEKSSASGANASTSGTSHESAFNRFLRVTEIDPRLLGMVGALLLIWLGFHLYGAIVNGFGAFLTPRNLWNLSVQTASIGIMATGMVLVIVTRNIDLSVGSILGFCAIVMGVIQVDILPQYLGLGHPAIWIITVICGLLLGAMIGAFHGFLIAYLEIPSFIVTLAGLMVWRGAAFLVARGETISPVDSTFALLGGGPYGAIGSTGSWAVGLVACAVILWMLAKSRKRRETYGFHVRPVWAEAVVAALTCGAVIGAVLLVNAYGWPRGIVRRYAEANNITIPEEGLFISHGFAIPVLILVVVAIGMTILARRTRFGRYVFAIGGNPEAAKLAGINVNMMTVKIYALMGTLAALAGVVSSARLTSATNALGQFDELYVIAAAVIGGTSLAGGVGTIYGAILGALVMQSLQTGMILIGFDSAIQQVVVGVVLAFAVFLDNRYRSARK, from the coding sequence ATGACCACCGAAAAATCATCTGCATCCGGGGCAAACGCCTCGACCTCCGGCACATCTCACGAAAGTGCCTTCAACCGCTTCTTGCGCGTCACCGAAATCGATCCCCGTCTTCTGGGCATGGTCGGCGCGCTGCTGCTGATCTGGCTGGGCTTCCACCTCTACGGTGCGATCGTCAACGGCTTCGGCGCATTCCTCACGCCGCGCAACCTCTGGAACCTTTCGGTGCAAACGGCGTCGATCGGCATCATGGCAACAGGCATGGTGCTCGTCATCGTGACCCGCAACATCGACCTCTCGGTCGGTTCGATCCTCGGTTTCTGCGCGATCGTCATGGGCGTCATCCAAGTCGATATCCTGCCGCAGTACCTTGGCCTCGGCCATCCGGCGATCTGGATCATTACCGTCATCTGCGGCCTGCTCCTCGGCGCGATGATCGGCGCCTTCCACGGTTTCCTGATCGCTTACCTCGAAATTCCGTCCTTTATCGTGACCCTTGCCGGCCTCATGGTCTGGCGCGGTGCCGCGTTCCTTGTTGCACGCGGTGAAACGATCTCTCCGGTCGACAGCACTTTTGCGCTACTCGGCGGTGGACCTTACGGCGCCATCGGCAGCACCGGCAGCTGGGCAGTTGGCCTCGTCGCTTGCGCTGTCATCCTGTGGATGCTCGCCAAGTCCCGCAAGCGCCGCGAGACCTACGGTTTCCACGTGCGGCCGGTCTGGGCCGAAGCCGTTGTGGCCGCGCTTACCTGCGGCGCTGTTATCGGAGCCGTCCTTCTGGTGAACGCATACGGCTGGCCGCGCGGTATCGTCCGTCGCTATGCCGAAGCGAACAACATCACCATTCCCGAAGAGGGCCTGTTCATCAGCCACGGCTTTGCCATTCCGGTACTGATCCTTGTGGTCGTGGCCATCGGCATGACGATCCTCGCCCGCCGCACCCGTTTCGGTCGCTATGTCTTCGCCATCGGCGGCAACCCCGAAGCGGCAAAGCTCGCCGGTATTAATGTCAACATGATGACCGTGAAGATCTACGCACTGATGGGCACGCTCGCCGCACTAGCCGGCGTGGTTTCCTCGGCCCGTCTGACCTCTGCGACGAACGCGCTGGGCCAGTTCGACGAACTCTATGTCATCGCGGCAGCCGTGATCGGCGGCACCAGCCTCGCTGGCGGTGTGGGCACCATTTACGGCGCGATCCTCGGTGCGCTGGTGATGCAGTCGCTCCAGACCGGCATGATCCTCATCGGTTTCGACAGTGCAATCCAGCAGGTCGTCGTCGGTGTGGTCCTCGCCTTCGCCGTCTTCCTCGACAACCGCTATCGCAGTGCGCGCAAGTAA
- a CDS encoding cytochrome-c peroxidase, which yields MRESIGISALLIMLGGTVWAADGLPDPVTDGDFAPVNMDEAALGQLLFYDPILSGNREVSCATCHHPKHGTGDGLSLPLGDGGHGLGMDRLADQENLPEQRVPRNAQALFNLGAHEFTRLFHDGRIEEDPTRPGGLRTPLDEEMVAGFDSILSAQTMFPVLSPDEMAGHYSENEVAKAVRLGTLTAEGGAWDLISRRVAGIPAYADRFKDVYGLEAQEIGFTDISNAIAAFMAHEWRSDTSPFDAYLRGEGELSADAMAGMELFYGDAGCASCHSGKFQTDQQFHATGQPQIGPGKGARFETHARDEGRFRVTGDPADLYAFRTPSLRNVELTAPYGHAGAYATLEGFIAAHADPVAALENYDRSQAMLPALEVSDWRIMDDPTEVEAIVEANAMPAVDLSESDIAELVAFLGALTDPVAKSGRMGVPATVPSGLPVAN from the coding sequence ATGCGGGAATCCATTGGAATCAGCGCTTTGCTGATTATGCTCGGCGGTACTGTTTGGGCTGCGGACGGGCTTCCCGATCCTGTGACCGACGGCGATTTTGCGCCTGTGAACATGGATGAGGCCGCTCTGGGCCAGCTTTTGTTCTACGATCCCATCCTTTCGGGGAATCGCGAGGTGTCCTGCGCCACTTGCCACCATCCCAAGCACGGAACGGGCGATGGTTTATCGCTGCCTCTGGGCGATGGCGGGCATGGTCTGGGCATGGACCGTCTGGCCGATCAGGAGAACCTGCCCGAGCAGCGCGTGCCACGGAATGCGCAGGCGCTTTTCAACCTCGGAGCCCATGAATTCACACGGCTTTTCCACGATGGTCGCATCGAGGAAGACCCGACCCGCCCCGGTGGTCTGCGAACCCCGCTGGACGAGGAAATGGTTGCGGGCTTCGACTCGATTCTGTCGGCGCAGACGATGTTCCCCGTGCTCAGCCCCGACGAAATGGCCGGCCATTATTCCGAGAACGAAGTGGCCAAGGCTGTGCGCCTCGGTACGCTGACGGCAGAGGGCGGTGCGTGGGATCTGATCTCGCGCCGCGTGGCGGGGATTCCCGCATATGCCGACCGGTTCAAAGATGTTTACGGGCTGGAGGCGCAGGAGATCGGATTCACTGACATCTCCAATGCGATCGCGGCGTTCATGGCGCACGAATGGCGCTCCGATACGTCGCCGTTCGATGCCTATCTGCGGGGCGAGGGCGAGCTGTCCGCCGATGCGATGGCGGGGATGGAACTGTTCTACGGCGATGCGGGCTGCGCGTCCTGCCACTCGGGTAAATTCCAGACGGACCAGCAGTTCCACGCGACCGGCCAGCCGCAGATCGGACCTGGCAAGGGTGCGCGGTTCGAAACCCATGCGCGGGACGAAGGCCGCTTCCGTGTGACGGGCGATCCGGCAGACCTCTATGCGTTCCGCACGCCGTCGCTTCGCAATGTGGAACTGACCGCGCCTTATGGTCACGCGGGGGCCTATGCGACGCTCGAAGGGTTCATCGCGGCCCACGCCGATCCTGTTGCCGCGCTCGAAAACTACGACCGCTCGCAGGCAATGCTGCCCGCTTTGGAGGTGTCCGACTGGCGCATCATGGATGATCCGACAGAGGTCGAGGCAATCGTCGAAGCCAACGCGATGCCCGCCGTCGACCTGAGCGAAAGCGACATTGCAGAGCTGGTCGCTTTCCTTGGTGCACTCACCGATCCCGTCGCGAAAAGCGGCCGGATGGGTGTTCCGGCCACCGTGCCGAGCGGTCTGCCCGTCGCGAATTAA
- a CDS encoding ATP-binding cassette domain-containing protein, which produces MTVDYNGTPLVEMRDISIAFGGIKAVDHVSLSLYPGEVVGLLGHNGAGKSTLIKILSGAYKADSGEIYVDGKKADISSPRDARDFNIETIYQTLALADNLDAASNLFLGREKVDAMGFVDDSFQEAETRKIMARLNPNFRKLKEPVSALSGGQRQSVAIARAVYFNARILIMDEPTAALGVHETAMVADLIKELKAQGLGIFLISHDTREMMDLCDRVSVMKNGQMVGTERVEDVTEDDILSMIILGKNPKREVA; this is translated from the coding sequence ATGACTGTTGATTACAATGGCACCCCGCTTGTCGAAATGCGTGATATCTCCATCGCCTTTGGTGGTATCAAAGCGGTCGATCACGTTTCCCTCTCGCTCTATCCGGGCGAAGTCGTGGGCCTTCTGGGGCACAACGGCGCGGGTAAATCGACGCTGATCAAGATCCTGTCGGGCGCCTACAAGGCCGACTCCGGCGAGATCTACGTCGACGGCAAGAAGGCCGACATCTCGTCGCCTCGCGATGCCCGCGACTTCAACATCGAGACCATCTACCAGACGCTCGCGCTGGCCGATAACCTCGATGCGGCATCCAACCTGTTCCTCGGCCGCGAGAAGGTCGATGCGATGGGCTTTGTCGACGACAGCTTCCAGGAAGCCGAGACGCGCAAGATCATGGCGCGCCTCAACCCCAACTTCCGCAAACTGAAAGAGCCGGTGTCGGCCCTTTCGGGCGGTCAGCGCCAGTCGGTCGCGATTGCGCGTGCGGTCTACTTCAATGCCCGAATTCTCATCATGGACGAGCCTACCGCTGCCCTTGGTGTGCATGAAACGGCAATGGTTGCTGACCTTATCAAAGAACTGAAAGCTCAGGGTCTTGGCATTTTCCTCATCAGCCACGATACGCGGGAGATGATGGATCTGTGTGACCGTGTGTCCGTGATGAAGAACGGGCAGATGGTCGGCACGGAACGTGTCGAAGATGTGACCGAGGACGACATCCTTTCGATGATCATTCTCGGCAAGAACCCTAAGCGAGAGGTAGCATAG